The genomic interval ATGTTGACAATGGGAATCTAGAACAGTGGCTGCACGGCGATGTTGGAGCTGTGAGCCCTATAACCTGGGATATCCGAATGAACATTATATTGGGCACAGCAAAAGGGTACTATATCAATGGTCTAATATGCATTCTGATATCCATTTCAGTGCTTGAAAGGCTTTGATCAAAGTGATTTCTTCTGTGTATCTTTTCAGACTGGCCTATCTTCATGAGGGTCTTGAACCGAAAGTTGTCCACAGAGACGTCAAATCGAGCAACATACTGCTTGATCGTCAATGGAACCCAAAGGTTTCTGATTTTGGGCTTGCCAAGCTTTTGTCTGCTGATCATAGTTATGTCACTACTCGAGTCATGGGAACCTTTGGGTTAGTATGGTTTAACTATGCTTTTTCCTATCtctattttctattataattagTTATCACTACCTCCATTCTCATATATAAGCAAAGAAAAACCAGCTTTGCTCATGTTAAGGAAAACAGGAAAGTGCATTAATTTTTACAATCATTAGATATTCTTCCTACAATGTCTTTTtcgtaaaacaaaaaatacatattatacaTGAAAAGCGAGGTAGTATTACTGAAATTCAAGGTCCATAACCACAATTAGTGATtctcctcttttttcttttctgcagTTATGTTGCACCTGAGTATGCCTGCACTGGAATGCTGACTGAGAAGAGTGATGTGTATAGTTTTGGAATACTTATCATGGAAATAATTACAGGAAGAAGTCCTGTTGATTACAGTAGACCACAAGGAGAGGTTAGAAACATCACCAACACAGTCAACAGTTTTGAGattgtttcattttattgttgTCTGCATGGTTCTCTCTTGTTTCCCCTAACTGTGGAAGTTGGAATTCTTGCAGGTTAATTTGATAGAGTGGTTGAAAAGCATGGTTGCGAATCGAAAATCTGAGGAAGTAGTTGATCCTAAGATTGCTGAAAAGCCATCTTCAAGGGCTATTAAACGGGCTCTTTTGGTTGCTCTTCGATGTGTCGACCCTGATGCTGCAAAGAGGCCTAAAATAGGCCATGTTATCCACATGCTTGAGGCTGAGGACCTCTTATTCCGTGATGTatgttctttcttcttttcaaactTTACATTGTACTTGACTCAACCAGCAAATTGAAGTCCAGATTTTCTACTGGGATTTTTGGTGTTGTCTTCTGCTGAACATTAAAAAATACACTGACGTTGGaatattataattctttttaatatattttaaaacatcaaaataagtGTCAATCATTATATTTTGAAGGCACAGTAGTGAGACAACACCAAAAATTCAGCAGAGAATctaaattccaaaaataaagaATTCAGTTTTGCTGTAATCTGATGCTTATCTCTTTTGTTGTTCCTGTCTGTAGGAACGAAGGACTGAGGGAGAATCTTCCCGTTCCCACCGTGATTATCAACTGGAGCATAAAGGCTCAGGATTAGACAAAAGACAAACAGGTGGAGAAATCAACTCTCAGAGTGAAGATGACAGTTCTACCAGTAGTAGATATCACCATCATCAGCCCACTAGATGGAGATAATTGTAGCATGATAACTGAAAAGCAATGTgccatattatttttcttgctaGTAGTTTTGCTGATATTTATTTGTACTTTGATGATGAAAGAAGTAATTAGTCCCCTATTTGCATAATGTCCCCAGTTACCTACCTCAATCTGGGGAGTTCTTTTGTATACTCNGATTCATTACTAtagaattcaaaattattttgtgtttctgtTTGTTAGACAAAGTAGGATAAGCATTGCACAGTGGTAGCTCTTCCATGTGGTCAAAATATGTTATCAACCACCTTTGTCTCCCATATTTTGTTTCAAACACTGCATCCTGGTCCCATCCATATGTTAGAAAATTTAGCATTTTTTTAGTGTAATTGGTGGGTCCAGTTAGATGCTTCTGAGCAACAGGCCTACCATCCAGCTATCTTGATGGAAACAGTTTCAATCCATTAACATCATTGCCAACTTCATTATTGGATTGTTGTGATAAATGAACACGCNGTATCGTAATGAATATCAACTGTATCTTCAACTCTTTTTGCCATGAATGGCTTACATTTCCCAAATGNGATAACAGGCACTGATAGTATCGAAGTTGCAGAAACTTGGTCAAAGAATTAGGCTTCATTGTCAATGCCAAACTTGCCAGTGCATGAGCAACAGTGACTGGT from Vigna radiata var. radiata cultivar VC1973A chromosome 9, Vradiata_ver6, whole genome shotgun sequence carries:
- the LOC106774092 gene encoding probable serine/threonine-protein kinase At1g01540; protein product: MSVYDAAFVDTQLSKRTSIFGLRLWVVIGILVGSLIVIVLFFISLCLTSRRRHHHKTPLRRRAAAIPTPPISKEILEIVHVAPPPDTVNLPPPKAEPRAAAVLYSSGESRGAVSLCETASSLGSGSVGPEVSHLGWGRWFTLRELEAATNGLCEENVIGEGGYGIVYRGLLPDGNKVAVKNLLNNKGQAEREFKVEVEAIGRVRHKNLVRLLGYCVEGAYRMLVYEYVDNGNLEQWLHGDVGAVSPITWDIRMNIILGTAKGLAYLHEGLEPKVVHRDVKSSNILLDRQWNPKVSDFGLAKLLSADHSYVTTRVMGTFGYVAPEYACTGMLTEKSDVYSFGILIMEIITGRSPVDYSRPQGEVNLIEWLKSMVANRKSEEVVDPKIAEKPSSRAIKRALLVALRCVDPDAAKRPKIGHVIHMLEAEDLLFRDERRTEGESSRSHRDYQLEHKGSGLDKRQTGGEINSQSEDDSSTSSRYHHHQPTRWR